In Psychrobacter ciconiae, the following are encoded in one genomic region:
- a CDS encoding RluA family pseudouridine synthase — MTSLPNSKRSTDTPENLEEFTDSALGFGDDAFDNDNVDADFDDSSFDDGAFANENVNQNIDLTHVVTDVEAGLRLDKVAAIAFTDFSRAQLQDFINDGKLCCNGTPQKPKYRCKAGDELTLVATLEQHGTDLPEDIALDIVFEDDAVIVINKPVGMVVHPGAGNMTGTLVNALLHHFPNQKHLPRAGLVHRIDKDTSGLLIVAKTKAAQMDLTEQLKDKAVYRHYQCVVAGDAQSLQRQKTINAPIGRNRNQRTKMAVTSQGRDAVTHLIGITALNDNYCLLDVALETGRTHQIRVHLSHLGHPLVGDRVYGSRRQLRAGLTTFQRSFIEKFPRQALHAYELGFIHPTTGEDIEVQAPLPDDMQQLIEVLKGDVAE; from the coding sequence ATGACTTCTTTACCTAACTCTAAGCGCTCGACTGATACCCCTGAAAATCTTGAAGAATTTACCGATAGCGCTTTGGGATTTGGTGATGATGCCTTTGATAATGACAATGTAGACGCTGACTTTGATGACAGCAGCTTTGACGATGGCGCTTTTGCAAACGAAAACGTCAACCAAAATATTGATTTGACCCACGTAGTAACCGATGTTGAGGCAGGACTTCGGTTGGATAAAGTCGCAGCCATTGCCTTTACCGATTTTTCGCGGGCGCAGCTGCAAGACTTTATTAACGATGGCAAGCTTTGCTGCAATGGCACGCCGCAAAAGCCCAAATACCGCTGCAAAGCTGGTGATGAGCTGACGTTGGTTGCCACCCTTGAGCAGCATGGCACAGATTTGCCCGAAGACATCGCGCTTGATATTGTCTTTGAAGATGACGCGGTGATTGTGATAAATAAGCCCGTTGGCATGGTCGTTCATCCGGGGGCTGGAAATATGACCGGAACGCTGGTTAACGCGCTGCTGCATCATTTTCCCAATCAAAAACATCTGCCGCGAGCAGGGCTGGTGCACCGGATTGATAAAGACACCTCAGGACTATTAATCGTTGCCAAAACCAAAGCCGCTCAGATGGATTTGACCGAGCAATTAAAAGACAAAGCGGTTTATCGCCATTATCAATGCGTGGTGGCAGGGGATGCTCAAAGTTTGCAGCGCCAAAAAACCATCAACGCGCCGATTGGTCGCAACCGCAATCAGCGCACCAAAATGGCAGTGACCAGTCAAGGTCGCGATGCGGTGACCCATTTAATTGGCATTACCGCGCTCAATGACAACTATTGCTTACTTGATGTTGCCCTTGAAACCGGTCGAACGCACCAAATCCGCGTTCACTTAAGCCATTTGGGGCATCCGCTCGTTGGCGACCGCGTTTATGGCAGCCGCAGGCAATTGCGGGCAGGATTAACGACGTTTCAGCGCAGCTTTATTGAGAAGTTCCCACGACAAGCGCTTCATGCTTATGAGCTTGGCTTTATCCACCCAACGACCGGCGAGGACATTGAAGTTCAAGCGCCACTGCCCGATGATATGCAACAGCTTATTGAGGTGTTAAAGGGCGATGTTGCTGAATAA
- a CDS encoding outer membrane protein assembly factor BamD — protein MRAGTSMLKLSSITLLALSISLTGCQTFKNLTSKKEDTVEKAEKSEEAYYRDAIAQMEKGRFTQATEELTNLRTFYPTGAFAEQALLDMMFAQYQSGKYEMAATSADQFIRLYPSNPQVSYAYYVRGVANMQGGAEGIKLFKVNQAERDTAYYRLAFANFQELINKYPNSPYAPDAAQRMTFIYNQFAESELTAANWYIKRDAYVAAVNRAKWVFQYYPLSESVPEAIAILAYSHEKLGLNDLANDYKKLLQINYPDWLTRDGRVKLATKADRSWVNKFTFGKLGRAGLKDDSVASGQFTGATKPQMILSAAQLSLPSSAQSQAALLASPSASGVNIGLGLPESAAEQITSQGSPTDAAIDAEVNPEVTNPVRRTTLPIGD, from the coding sequence ATGCGCGCTGGCACCTCGATGTTAAAGTTATCCTCAATTACCCTGCTCGCTTTGAGCATCAGCCTCACCGGCTGTCAGACGTTTAAAAACTTGACCTCTAAAAAAGAAGACACCGTCGAAAAAGCGGAAAAATCCGAAGAAGCCTACTACCGTGATGCCATCGCCCAGATGGAAAAAGGCAGATTTACCCAAGCTACCGAAGAGCTGACCAACTTACGAACCTTTTATCCCACCGGCGCGTTCGCGGAACAAGCGCTTCTTGACATGATGTTCGCGCAGTACCAAAGCGGCAAATATGAGATGGCGGCAACAAGCGCCGACCAGTTTATCCGCCTGTATCCGTCAAACCCGCAGGTGAGCTATGCCTATTACGTTCGCGGCGTTGCCAATATGCAAGGCGGCGCTGAGGGCATCAAACTTTTTAAAGTTAACCAAGCTGAGCGCGACACCGCCTATTACCGCTTAGCGTTTGCCAACTTTCAAGAGTTGATTAACAAATATCCAAACAGCCCTTATGCCCCAGATGCGGCGCAAAGAATGACCTTTATCTACAATCAATTTGCCGAAAGTGAGCTTACGGCAGCGAACTGGTACATCAAGCGCGACGCTTATGTGGCGGCAGTCAACCGCGCCAAATGGGTGTTTCAGTACTATCCATTGAGTGAGTCAGTTCCTGAAGCGATTGCAATTTTGGCGTACAGTCACGAAAAGCTTGGGCTTAATGACTTGGCAAACGACTATAAAAAGCTGCTGCAAATCAACTACCCTGATTGGCTCACCCGTGATGGTCGCGTGAAACTTGCCACCAAAGCTGACCGCTCTTGGGTGAACAAATTCACCTTTGGTAAGCTTGGTCGAGCAGGCTTGAAAGATGACTCGGTAGCAAGCGGTCAATTTACCGGCGCAACTAAACCACAAATGATTCTTTCAGCGGCGCAATTAAGCCTGCCAAGCTCAGCGCAATCGCAAGCAGCGCTATTGGCATCGCCATCTGCTAGCGGCGTGAATATCGGCTTAGGACTTCCTGAAAGTGCGGCTGAGCAAATCACCAGCCAAGGCAGCCCAACTGATGCCGCAATTGATGCTGAAGTGAACCCTGAGGTGACCAATCCTGTGCGCCGAACCACCTTGCCTATCGGTGATTAA
- the pgeF gene encoding peptidoglycan editing factor PgeF: MASKVFGQPELPVTLIDMLNKVSIFQTAAFTEMPLNNADVDTESITSFGDFNLGLHVNDDPKSVLTNRMQLLSVINQTLCGQNKPLINRLFWLNQVHGSHVFQVNNTQLGMTPPNADAQISDSAGVGLAIMTADCVPIVLYQPASNKIAAIHAGWQGLACGVIQQTVEQLDDAPIIAWIGVAISQDNYEVSKDVLAKLKAACQNEQLLTDDNLASFDERYSKKTSAKKISADKVNINLPKLAFDQLTAQGVRVQSAATACSYGNAKFYSYRRQSHQNQIATGRMALVIVRHD, encoded by the coding sequence ATGGCATCAAAAGTATTTGGGCAGCCCGAACTTCCCGTAACTTTGATTGATATGTTAAATAAGGTCAGCATTTTTCAAACGGCTGCCTTTACCGAAATGCCGTTAAACAATGCCGATGTTGATACTGAATCAATCACAAGCTTTGGCGATTTTAACTTGGGGCTTCATGTCAATGATGACCCAAAATCGGTGCTTACCAACCGAATGCAGCTGCTGAGCGTAATAAATCAAACCCTATGCGGGCAAAATAAGCCACTGATTAACCGCTTATTTTGGCTCAATCAAGTTCATGGCAGTCATGTTTTTCAAGTAAACAATACTCAGCTTGGCATGACGCCGCCAAATGCGGACGCGCAAATCAGTGATTCGGCAGGGGTTGGGCTTGCTATCATGACCGCTGACTGCGTGCCGATTGTGCTCTATCAGCCGGCATCAAACAAGATTGCGGCAATTCATGCCGGCTGGCAGGGGCTTGCTTGCGGCGTGATTCAACAAACGGTAGAGCAGCTTGATGACGCGCCAATTATCGCTTGGATTGGCGTTGCTATCAGCCAAGATAATTATGAAGTCAGCAAGGACGTTTTAGCAAAATTAAAAGCAGCTTGCCAAAATGAGCAGCTATTGACCGATGATAACTTGGCAAGCTTTGATGAGCGCTACAGCAAAAAAACAAGTGCCAAAAAAATAAGCGCAGATAAAGTTAATATCAATTTGCCAAAGCTTGCTTTTGACCAATTAACCGCGCAAGGCGTTCGCGTTCAATCGGCAGCAACGGCTTGCAGCTATGGTAACGCGAAATTTTATTCTTACCGCCGGCAATCGCACCAAAATCAAATAGCCACCGGACGAATGGCACTGGTGATTGTTCGCCACGATTAA
- a CDS encoding flavin monoamine oxidase family protein: MKDTLKSPTRRQLLSMIGKTAGATAMYQAMTTLGFASESTFNQELNLTGAPEGASIIILGAGLGGLTAAYELRKAGYDVKVLEFQNRGGGRSWSLNSGDDYTELGGGLVTCNFEEGNYFNGGPWRLPSHHYAVFHYCKKFGVELQPFIQTNDRAYLHRTSYFGGVPQRLGDVKADMQGYVAELLSKAVNVGSLDRSVNREDKEKLLEGLKGWGALNKDYRYTKNHALSKYRGYSVYPGGGLMPDSRPSQPLPPEELLNSGMWADIYENYHLHEHLPTMFQPVGGMGKIGDAFTRECQDLIEFNAKVTKIHQDDSGVTVDYVDSNDPNGAPKRIRADWCVCNIPLTVLTQLDINVSAAMKQAMAAVPYDTSYKVGLEFKRRFWEEDEWIYGGVTYTDMPITQISYPSENFFSSGSGVLLGAYGFGATSYKFNTLTPQERINVSLAYGKYIHPQYPKEFRAGTSVVWHRIPWTLGCYGIWSQSSREQYYDTLCSIDNRIILAGEHCSHIPAWQEGAILSGMDAAKRLHQKIKRQA; this comes from the coding sequence ATGAAAGACACGCTCAAATCGCCCACCCGTCGTCAACTGCTGTCGATGATTGGCAAAACGGCAGGCGCGACTGCCATGTATCAGGCGATGACCACACTTGGGTTTGCGTCCGAATCGACTTTTAATCAAGAGCTGAACTTAACTGGCGCTCCAGAAGGCGCAAGCATCATTATTTTAGGGGCAGGGCTTGGCGGGTTAACGGCAGCTTATGAGCTTCGAAAAGCCGGCTATGATGTCAAAGTGCTTGAATTTCAAAATCGCGGCGGCGGTCGCAGTTGGTCGCTTAATAGTGGCGACGACTATACCGAGCTTGGCGGCGGTCTTGTCACCTGTAACTTTGAGGAAGGCAACTATTTTAATGGCGGACCTTGGCGATTGCCAAGCCATCATTATGCGGTGTTTCATTATTGCAAAAAATTTGGCGTCGAGCTGCAACCATTTATCCAAACCAACGACCGCGCTTATTTGCACCGAACCAGCTATTTTGGCGGCGTCCCGCAGCGTTTGGGCGATGTTAAAGCCGATATGCAAGGTTATGTGGCGGAGCTTTTATCAAAAGCGGTGAACGTTGGTAGCCTTGACCGCTCGGTCAACCGTGAGGACAAAGAAAAGCTCCTTGAGGGCTTAAAAGGTTGGGGGGCGCTCAATAAAGACTACCGCTACACCAAAAATCACGCCCTAAGCAAATATCGCGGCTATAGCGTCTATCCTGGTGGCGGCTTGATGCCGGACTCAAGACCGTCGCAGCCCCTGCCGCCTGAGGAGCTGTTAAACTCCGGAATGTGGGCTGATATTTATGAAAATTACCACCTTCATGAGCATTTGCCAACCATGTTTCAGCCCGTCGGCGGCATGGGCAAAATCGGCGACGCCTTTACCCGCGAATGCCAAGATTTGATTGAGTTTAATGCCAAAGTCACCAAAATCCATCAAGATGACAGCGGCGTGACCGTCGATTATGTAGACAGTAATGACCCAAACGGCGCGCCAAAACGTATCCGCGCTGATTGGTGCGTTTGCAACATTCCCTTAACTGTATTGACTCAGCTTGATATTAACGTATCAGCAGCGATGAAGCAGGCGATGGCAGCCGTGCCTTATGACACCTCTTATAAAGTCGGTCTTGAATTCAAACGCCGTTTTTGGGAAGAGGATGAGTGGATTTATGGCGGGGTGACTTATACTGATATGCCGATTACGCAGATTTCTTACCCGTCAGAGAACTTTTTTAGCAGCGGCAGCGGCGTGCTGCTAGGCGCTTACGGCTTTGGCGCGACGTCTTATAAATTTAACACACTAACGCCGCAAGAGCGCATCAATGTGTCATTGGCTTACGGTAAATATATCCACCCGCAGTACCCAAAAGAGTTTCGCGCAGGAACGTCGGTGGTTTGGCACCGAATCCCATGGACGCTTGGCTGCTACGGTATTTGGAGTCAGTCAAGCCGCGAGCAATATTACGACACGCTTTGCAGCATTGACAACCGCATTATTTTGGCAGGCGAGCACTGCTCACACATTCCGGCGTGGCAAGAAGGGGCGATATTATCAGGAATGGACGCCGCCAAGCGCTTGCACCAAAAAATAAAACGGCAAGCCTAA
- a CDS encoding cytochrome c: protein MKPTLKPLSIMLPLLALSMSSAVMAEGISLPNVSPANSDLVNKGAYVARAADCMACHGEDYKGGSPIATPMGDIYATNITPSKRFGIGKYTKQDLKRALTEGRAPTHRLYPAMPYPDYHGMTDADIDALFAYLQTVEPIDEPLEYKTKLPFPFNFRSLMIGWNLVNLTKTEPPKNLTEGQKRGQYLVDHLEHCGTCHTPRNSTMGADNNKYLAGAPLGSWFAPNITPDKDSGIGSWSEKDIITFLRTGELEGRAYAGGPMGEAVAHSTRYLTDTDLSAIAAYLKAVPAIQTDDKVHHVDSSRFLKPLNTSITHDLIAQKDVLQRAKDSAGDRNSPKALYLAACGSCHGVNGYAQPDAKYAPIVGLTSIRRERPDMLVNVIAHGVEGASNTSPSMPAFAKELNPEQIAKITNYVRVNFGGVDDSNVSAVDVERIMTAKPEQPFLIKYAGILASLGIIAVILIVGFIIWRLMRPRRAR, encoded by the coding sequence ATGAAGCCAACCTTAAAGCCACTTTCAATAATGCTGCCTTTGCTCGCCCTTAGCATGTCAAGCGCTGTGATGGCTGAGGGGATAAGCCTTCCTAATGTGAGCCCTGCCAATAGCGACTTGGTCAATAAAGGCGCTTATGTCGCACGCGCGGCGGACTGTATGGCGTGCCACGGTGAGGACTATAAGGGCGGCTCGCCAATAGCGACCCCAATGGGCGATATTTATGCCACCAACATCACCCCATCAAAGCGCTTTGGCATCGGCAAGTATACCAAACAAGACCTAAAAAGGGCACTTACAGAAGGTCGCGCGCCAACGCATCGTTTGTACCCTGCGATGCCTTATCCTGATTATCATGGGATGACGGACGCCGATATCGATGCCTTGTTTGCTTATTTACAGACCGTTGAGCCGATTGATGAGCCACTTGAGTACAAGACCAAATTGCCATTTCCGTTTAACTTTCGCAGCCTAATGATCGGTTGGAACTTGGTAAATTTAACTAAGACTGAACCTCCAAAAAACTTAACCGAAGGGCAAAAACGCGGTCAATATTTGGTCGACCATTTGGAGCATTGCGGCACGTGTCATACGCCAAGAAACAGCACCATGGGCGCGGACAACAACAAATATCTGGCAGGAGCGCCGCTTGGCAGTTGGTTTGCGCCAAACATCACTCCTGATAAAGACAGCGGTATTGGCAGTTGGAGCGAAAAAGACATCATCACCTTTTTGCGAACCGGCGAGCTTGAAGGCAGAGCCTACGCCGGTGGCCCTATGGGCGAGGCGGTCGCTCATAGTACGCGCTATTTGACCGACACTGATTTGAGCGCCATTGCGGCTTATTTAAAAGCTGTTCCTGCCATTCAAACTGACGATAAGGTCCATCACGTGGACAGCAGTCGTTTTTTAAAGCCGCTAAATACGTCCATCACTCATGATTTAATCGCCCAAAAAGACGTGTTACAACGCGCAAAAGATAGCGCCGGTGACCGCAACTCGCCAAAAGCGCTTTATTTGGCAGCTTGTGGCAGTTGTCACGGTGTGAACGGTTACGCTCAGCCGGATGCCAAGTACGCGCCGATTGTTGGGCTGACAAGCATTCGCCGCGAGCGCCCTGATATGCTCGTAAACGTCATTGCCCACGGTGTTGAGGGTGCGAGTAACACCAGTCCTAGCATGCCGGCGTTTGCCAAAGAATTAAACCCCGAGCAAATCGCTAAAATCACCAATTACGTTCGGGTTAATTTTGGCGGTGTTGATGACAGTAACGTAAGCGCCGTTGATGTTGAGCGCATCATGACTGCCAAACCTGAGCAGCCGTTTTTAATCAAATATGCCGGAATTTTAGCTTCGCTTGGCATCATTGCGGTTATTTTGATTGTTGGATTTATTATTTGGAGACTGATGCGACCACGCCGCGCCCGCTAA
- a CDS encoding flavodoxin family protein, with amino-acid sequence MTTNDNLPKLPTDLSIAVIYHSNYGHTKRVAEAVVIGAQKQLAKACVKAVDIHDVDWDFVDAADLLVFGSAVYMGSVTAEFKTFMDETSKRWYHRKWEGKWSAAFANSGGLSGDKLAVLQQICLFAMQHGMNWIGMPLMPTGHGDEDLNRLSSFLGLMTQSLDAPPEVSPNKGDIDTAIWFGEHLAKTIIKHQPKS; translated from the coding sequence ATGACAACAAATGATAACTTACCAAAGTTACCAACGGATTTAAGCATTGCCGTCATTTACCACAGCAATTATGGTCATACCAAGCGCGTGGCAGAAGCGGTGGTGATAGGCGCCCAAAAGCAGCTTGCCAAAGCGTGCGTTAAAGCGGTGGATATTCATGACGTCGATTGGGATTTTGTTGATGCGGCCGACTTACTGGTGTTTGGCAGCGCCGTTTATATGGGCAGCGTCACGGCGGAGTTTAAAACCTTTATGGATGAAACGTCCAAGCGCTGGTATCACCGAAAATGGGAGGGCAAGTGGTCGGCGGCGTTTGCCAACTCGGGTGGCTTGAGTGGCGATAAGCTTGCTGTGCTCCAGCAAATTTGCTTGTTTGCCATGCAGCATGGTATGAACTGGATTGGCATGCCGTTGATGCCGACCGGTCATGGCGATGAGGATTTAAACCGCTTGTCCAGCTTTTTAGGACTGATGACGCAATCGCTTGACGCGCCGCCTGAGGTGTCACCCAACAAAGGCGACATTGATACCGCGATTTGGTTTGGCGAGCATTTGGCAAAGACCATCATCAAGCATCAGCCTAAAAGCTAA